The window TCAGCACGTTCAACCCGGAACTCCCCAGTAACCGACGACACCGTCTCCCCGCTCAAAGGAACAGGCTTTAGTGCCAGGTTCCCGCCAAAGCCTCCATCAACGAGGTATTCCTTCCCCTCATGAGAAAGCAGAATCGCCACATGTGTCATACCGGTACCGCTCCACCGCTGCCCGGAATGATCATACACAATCCCGCGAACCATCCAAACCTTAAAGCCATTTTCTTTTAAAAAAAGGAACAATAGCGGATTCAGCTCATAACAAAGCCCGCCTTCGCTCAGCCCCAAAATCTTAGTTGCCAAATGTTCCTCAGTTAAATCCTTTGTCCGTCCTTCAACAATGTTCAAATTTTCAAAAGGAATGGTTGCTGCCATCCCCTTCAGAACCTTATCTAAATGTTCAAATGTAATTTTTTCATCAAGCGGGAAATCGATTCTTTTTCGAAAGAAAATGTTTATGTTAATCATAGTGCACCTTCCTAGCTGTTGTTAGGTTTACTCTGGAAAAGTCCCAGCCCTTTTAATTGATTGTAACATGTTAACCATTCTTTACTAATTCCCACCTTCTCCCCGAAGGACACACATTACATCCACTAAAAGGGGTTTCGTGGATAAATCTCCTTCCGAGAACACACGATTAATCCACTATAAGGGGTTTCGTGCATGAATTTTCATTCGCTTGGGAGTGTTAACGCCA is drawn from Bacillus sp. FJAT-18017 and contains these coding sequences:
- a CDS encoding arylamine N-acetyltransferase family protein, coding for MININIFFRKRIDFPLDEKITFEHLDKVLKGMAATIPFENLNIVEGRTKDLTEEHLATKILGLSEGGLCYELNPLLFLFLKENGFKVWMVRGIVYDHSGQRWSGTGMTHVAILLSHEGKEYLVDGGFGGNLALKPVPLSGETVSSVTGEFRVERAETEFGDFLLYMKLKHKDQEWKVGYAFNTRERLLEVRALNEVQKVIAEHPASAFNKKPLVTRLTDRGNVTLTEGTFTEWNDGKVQKKEITEEQFKELAKDYFDL